One window of the Enterobacter huaxiensis genome contains the following:
- a CDS encoding N(4)-(beta-N-acetylglucosaminyl)-L-asparaginase has protein sequence MWGIIATWRMALEGVTESASALAAGKPVAAAVVDAVANVEDFPFYKSVGYGGLPTENGEVELDAAYMDGDTLAFGAVGNLVDIANPVRVAHALSRQRYNSLLVGQGAREWALSQGFAEKTMLTDRAMQHYRKRCRETLDKGLSPYDGHDTVGIIGLDKQGSMSVATSTSGLFMKKRGRLGDSPIIGSGYYCDSETGAATATGVGEDLMKGCTSYEIVRRMAQGMTPQQAADSVVFELEDKLMSRFGRVGDLSVVCMNNRGEFGAATNIKTFSFVVATARQPLTVFRTERQHEKTHYQAVDDEWMQAYAARIRAPIEEQ, from the coding sequence ATGTGGGGAATTATCGCAACCTGGCGAATGGCGCTTGAAGGCGTAACGGAGTCTGCGTCCGCGCTGGCTGCGGGAAAACCGGTCGCGGCCGCGGTGGTAGATGCCGTAGCCAACGTCGAGGACTTTCCGTTCTATAAGTCCGTAGGCTACGGCGGGCTACCCACTGAAAACGGTGAGGTGGAGCTGGACGCGGCCTACATGGATGGCGACACGCTGGCCTTTGGCGCCGTGGGCAATCTGGTGGATATCGCCAACCCGGTACGCGTGGCGCATGCGCTCAGCCGCCAGCGCTACAACAGCCTGCTGGTAGGCCAGGGCGCGCGCGAGTGGGCGCTGAGCCAGGGCTTTGCCGAGAAAACCATGCTCACCGACCGCGCGATGCAGCACTATCGAAAACGCTGCCGGGAGACGCTGGATAAGGGCTTAAGCCCGTACGACGGGCACGATACCGTTGGGATTATCGGCCTTGATAAACAGGGGTCGATGAGCGTCGCCACCTCCACCAGCGGCCTGTTTATGAAAAAGCGCGGCCGCCTGGGTGATTCACCCATTATTGGGTCAGGATATTACTGCGACAGTGAGACCGGCGCCGCCACCGCCACGGGCGTCGGTGAAGACCTGATGAAGGGCTGCACCAGCTACGAAATCGTTCGCCGGATGGCGCAGGGCATGACGCCGCAGCAGGCGGCAGACTCCGTGGTGTTCGAACTGGAGGACAAGCTGATGTCGCGCTTCGGCCGCGTGGGCGATCTCTCCGTGGTGTGCATGAACAACAGGGGCGAGTTCGGCGCGGCAACCAACATTAAAACCTTCTCGTTCGTGGTCGCAACGGCCCGACAGCCGCTTACCGTTTTCCGCACCGAGCGCCAGCATGAGAAGACGCATTATCAGGCGGTGGACGATGAATGGATGCAGGCCTACGCCGCGCGGATCCGCGCGCCGATTGAGGAACAGTGA
- the celB gene encoding PTS cellobiose transporter subunit IIC, whose amino-acid sequence MNNVLGFLEAKLMPLAAKTAQQRHLGAIRGAYVSFMPFIIVGSILLVISSFPNQAYQQFMSQAFGESWSAIIEIPFNAVFSTMSLFISFLVAFRLAEHYGEDRISCGILSLVAFLILTPFIKVAENGGITVMPVEWIGSKGLFVAMIGSLLWTELFCWLKRKKLVIKMPDGVPPAVQESFAALIPALLVMILVLGIRIVFENTHYSTIHQFIYEVVATPVRHYGTSYFGSLMTVFSITILWSVGINSGSMINGIIRPLWMENQTDNIAAIQAGTTPPHIITEQFFDMIWMGGAGATLSLVIAMLIFARSKNMREVARLGAGASVFNINEPILFGLPVIMNPIMLIPFNLVPLVLVTVQYAAMKIGAVAVTTGVFIPWTLPPVISGFIVTGHLSGSVMQLLNLLIGAMLYLPFMRILDKQYRAAEMASVTQTDTTLAKQE is encoded by the coding sequence ATGAACAATGTTCTGGGATTTCTTGAAGCAAAACTGATGCCGCTGGCGGCCAAAACGGCCCAGCAGCGTCATCTGGGTGCCATTCGGGGCGCCTACGTTTCATTCATGCCGTTTATCATCGTCGGCTCTATTCTGCTGGTGATCTCGTCGTTCCCGAATCAGGCCTATCAGCAGTTTATGTCTCAGGCCTTTGGTGAAAGCTGGAGCGCCATTATCGAAATTCCGTTTAACGCGGTCTTCTCGACCATGTCGTTGTTCATCAGTTTCCTGGTGGCGTTCCGCCTGGCGGAGCACTACGGGGAAGACCGCATCTCCTGCGGCATTCTTTCGCTGGTCGCCTTTTTAATCCTCACGCCGTTTATTAAGGTGGCGGAAAACGGCGGCATTACCGTAATGCCGGTGGAGTGGATTGGCAGCAAAGGGCTGTTCGTGGCGATGATTGGTTCCCTGCTGTGGACGGAGCTGTTCTGCTGGCTCAAGCGCAAAAAGCTGGTAATCAAAATGCCGGACGGCGTGCCGCCGGCGGTGCAGGAGTCGTTCGCCGCGCTGATCCCGGCCCTGCTGGTGATGATTCTGGTGCTGGGGATCCGCATCGTGTTTGAAAACACCCACTACAGCACCATCCACCAGTTTATTTACGAAGTGGTCGCCACGCCGGTGCGCCACTACGGCACCTCATACTTTGGCTCGCTGATGACGGTATTCAGCATCACCATTCTGTGGTCAGTGGGCATTAACTCCGGCTCAATGATTAACGGCATTATTCGTCCGCTGTGGATGGAAAACCAGACCGACAACATCGCCGCCATTCAGGCCGGGACGACGCCGCCGCATATTATCACCGAACAGTTTTTTGACATGATCTGGATGGGCGGCGCGGGGGCCACGCTGTCGCTGGTGATTGCGATGCTGATTTTCGCCCGCAGTAAAAACATGCGCGAAGTGGCGCGCCTCGGCGCGGGCGCGTCGGTGTTCAACATCAACGAGCCGATTCTGTTTGGCCTGCCGGTGATCATGAACCCGATCATGCTCATTCCGTTCAACCTGGTGCCGCTGGTGCTGGTCACCGTGCAGTACGCGGCGATGAAAATTGGCGCGGTTGCCGTCACCACCGGCGTGTTCATTCCGTGGACGCTGCCGCCGGTGATCAGCGGCTTTATCGTCACCGGACACCTGAGCGGCAGCGTCATGCAGCTTCTCAACCTGCTGATCGGCGCCATGCTGTACCTGCCTTTCATGCGTATCCTGGACAAACAGTACCGCGCGGCGGAGATGGCCAGCGTTACGCAAACCGACACCACCCTTGCAAAACAGGAGTAA
- a CDS encoding XRE family transcriptional regulator yields MEIKLHANATTTPRIRRYLQQSDKSDRELAVELGISVTTVRRWRNREQVSDNQTTPKVIHKAMRQEQITLVNALREALGAPLDELLLLVNEVLGIAVSRATLNRYLKPASAKRKGTSLQGKKALKAGIVPRQLTLHHQPLSLHMDDGGEQHLLWAREPVSGWCYARLYAGLSPQRVTLWAQELLDACPAHIQSVETFGVEVVLAERDIAVKMHSQKQNAVQVAVPLHAIIPRVKTEPVAELLVQLCEYYNRGRTQKKLGESTPQAFLEALRRRD; encoded by the coding sequence ATGGAAATTAAGCTGCACGCCAATGCCACCACCACGCCACGTATCCGTCGCTACCTTCAGCAGTCTGATAAAAGCGACAGGGAGTTGGCCGTTGAGCTTGGGATCTCGGTGACTACCGTCAGGCGCTGGCGCAATCGTGAACAGGTTTCTGATAACCAGACGACGCCGAAGGTGATACACAAAGCGATGAGACAAGAGCAGATAACCCTGGTCAATGCGCTGCGCGAAGCGCTGGGCGCCCCCCTGGACGAGCTGCTGCTTCTGGTGAATGAGGTGCTGGGGATCGCCGTTTCCCGGGCTACGCTGAACCGCTACCTTAAACCCGCCTCAGCGAAACGGAAGGGGACTTCATTGCAGGGAAAAAAGGCGCTCAAGGCCGGTATTGTGCCGCGTCAGCTGACGCTCCATCATCAGCCTTTGTCACTGCATATGGACGACGGCGGGGAGCAGCACCTGCTCTGGGCGCGTGAGCCGGTGAGCGGCTGGTGCTATGCCCGGCTTTATGCGGGGCTTTCGCCTCAGCGGGTGACCCTCTGGGCCCAGGAGTTGCTCGACGCGTGCCCGGCGCATATCCAATCTGTTGAGACTTTTGGTGTTGAGGTAGTGCTGGCGGAGCGAGATATCGCCGTGAAAATGCATTCACAAAAACAGAACGCGGTGCAGGTCGCCGTACCCTTGCATGCCATTATCCCGCGCGTGAAAACCGAGCCCGTCGCAGAGCTGCTGGTTCAGCTTTGCGAATATTACAACCGGGGGAGGACGCAGAAAAAGCTTGGGGAAAGTACGCCGCAGGCCTTTCTGGAGGCGCTGCGGCGAAGGGATTAG
- the arsC gene encoding arsenate reductase (glutaredoxin) (This arsenate reductase requires both glutathione and glutaredoxin to convert arsenate to arsenite, after which the efflux transporter formed by ArsA and ArsB can extrude the arsenite from the cell, providing resistance.) → MTDAVKIYHNPRCSKSRDTLSLLKSNGVDPDVVLYLETPPDAQTLRQLLHMLGMGSARELMRQKEDLYKSLALNDAHLTEDELIQAMVENPKLIERPIVVANGKARIGRPPEDVLEIL, encoded by the coding sequence ATGACAGACGCAGTAAAAATCTACCACAACCCTCGCTGTTCCAAGAGCCGCGATACCCTTAGCCTGCTGAAGTCTAACGGCGTGGATCCGGACGTGGTGCTGTACCTGGAAACGCCGCCGGATGCCCAGACCCTGCGCCAGCTTCTGCACATGCTGGGGATGGGAAGCGCGCGCGAGCTGATGCGCCAGAAAGAAGATCTCTATAAATCGCTCGCGCTGAATGACGCGCACCTGACGGAAGATGAGTTGATTCAGGCGATGGTCGAAAATCCAAAGCTGATCGAACGCCCGATTGTCGTCGCCAACGGCAAGGCGCGGATTGGTCGTCCGCCGGAAGACGTGCTCGAAATCCTCTAA
- the bepA gene encoding beta-barrel assembly-enhancing protease, producing the protein MFRQLRKTLVATLIAALTVGQAAPVFADSSDTLPDMGTTAGSTLSIGQEMQMGDYYVRQLRGSAPLINDPLLVQYINGLGMRLVAHADSVKTPFHFYLINNDEINAFAFFGGNVVLHSALFRYSDNESQLASVMAHEISHVTQRHLARAMEDQKRNAPLTWVGALGSILLAMASPQAGMAALTGTLAGTRQGMISFTQQNEQEADRIGIQVLQRSGFDPQAMPSFLEKLLDQARYSSRPPEILLTHPLPESRLSDARNRANQMRPVVVQSSQDFYMAKVRTLGMYNSGRNQLTSDLLDSLSKGNVREKNAAQYGQALQAMEASKYDEARRAIQPLLAADPNNAWYLDLSTDIDLGQKKTTDAINRLKGAKDVRNNPVLQLNLANAYLQGGQPKEAATILNRYTFNNKDDQNGWDLLAQTEAQLGNRDQELAARAEGFALVGRLDQAISLLSSASSQVKLGSLQQARYDARIDQLRGLQQRFKPYEKM; encoded by the coding sequence ATGTTCAGGCAGTTGAGAAAAACGCTGGTTGCGACACTTATCGCCGCACTGACTGTCGGTCAGGCTGCACCCGTCTTCGCTGACTCGTCCGATACGTTGCCGGATATGGGTACCACAGCAGGAAGCACGCTCTCCATCGGTCAGGAGATGCAAATGGGTGATTACTACGTTCGCCAGCTGCGCGGCAGCGCGCCGCTGATTAACGACCCGCTGCTGGTGCAGTACATCAACGGCCTGGGAATGCGGCTGGTCGCGCACGCCGATTCGGTGAAAACCCCCTTCCACTTTTACCTAATCAATAACGACGAAATCAACGCCTTCGCCTTCTTCGGCGGTAACGTGGTGCTGCATTCGGCGCTGTTCCGCTATTCCGATAACGAAAGCCAGCTGGCGTCGGTGATGGCGCACGAAATTTCGCACGTCACCCAGCGCCACCTGGCACGCGCAATGGAAGACCAGAAGCGTAACGCGCCGCTCACGTGGGTGGGCGCGCTGGGCTCCATCCTGCTGGCGATGGCCAGCCCGCAGGCTGGGATGGCGGCACTGACCGGTACGCTGGCGGGAACCCGCCAGGGGATGATCAGCTTTACTCAGCAAAACGAGCAGGAAGCGGATCGCATCGGGATACAGGTGCTGCAGCGCTCGGGCTTCGACCCGCAGGCCATGCCGAGCTTCCTGGAAAAACTGCTGGACCAGGCGCGCTACTCCTCGCGTCCGCCTGAAATTCTGCTGACTCACCCGCTGCCTGAAAGCCGCCTGTCAGACGCGCGCAACCGCGCCAACCAGATGCGTCCGGTGGTGGTGCAGTCCTCACAGGATTTCTACATGGCGAAGGTCAGAACGCTGGGTATGTACAACTCCGGGCGCAACCAGCTCACCAGCGACCTGCTGGACTCGCTGTCCAAAGGCAACGTGCGTGAGAAAAATGCGGCCCAGTACGGTCAGGCGCTGCAGGCAATGGAAGCCAGCAAATATGACGAGGCGCGCAGGGCGATCCAGCCCCTGCTGGCGGCCGATCCGAACAACGCGTGGTACCTCGATCTCTCAACCGATATCGATCTGGGTCAGAAAAAAACGACCGATGCCATTAACCGCCTGAAAGGGGCGAAAGATGTGCGAAATAACCCGGTGCTTCAGCTCAACCTGGCGAATGCTTACCTGCAGGGCGGGCAGCCGAAAGAAGCGGCAACCATCCTGAATCGCTACACCTTTAATAATAAAGACGATCAAAACGGCTGGGATCTGCTGGCGCAGACGGAAGCACAGCTCGGCAACCGCGATCAGGAGCTGGCGGCGCGAGCCGAAGGCTTTGCGCTGGTGGGCCGGCTCGATCAGGCTATTTCCCTCCTGAGCAGCGCCAGCTCGCAGGTCAAACTCGGCAGCCTGCAACAGGCGCGCTACGATGCGCGCATCGATCAGCTGCGCGGCCTGCAGCAGCGCTTTAAGCCGTACGAGAAGATGTGA
- a CDS encoding AI-2E family transporter has product MLEMLMQWYRRRFSDPEAIALLVILVAGFGILFFFSGLLAPLLVAIVLAYLLEWPTARLENIGCSRRWATSIVLVLFVGILLLMSFVVMPVAWQQGIYLIRDMPGMLNKLSDFAATLPRRYPALMDAGIIDAMAENMRARIMTMGDSVVKYSLASLVGLLTLAVYLVLVPLMVFFLVKDKDQMLNAVRRILPRNRGLAGQVWQEMNQQITNYIRGKVLEMIVVGVATWIGFVIFGLNYSLLLAVLVGFSVLIPYIGAFVVTIPVVGVALFQFGLGTEFWSCFAVYLIIQGLDGNLLVPVLFSEAVNLHPLVIILSVVIFGGLWGFWGVFFAIPLATLIKAVVHAWPDVPAVEEK; this is encoded by the coding sequence ATGCTCGAAATGTTAATGCAGTGGTATCGGCGTCGTTTTAGCGACCCTGAGGCCATTGCTTTGTTGGTCATTCTGGTTGCCGGGTTCGGTATTCTGTTCTTCTTTAGCGGCCTGCTGGCTCCGCTGCTGGTGGCGATTGTGCTGGCGTACCTGCTGGAGTGGCCGACGGCGCGCCTGGAAAATATAGGCTGTTCCCGCCGCTGGGCAACCAGCATCGTGCTGGTGCTGTTTGTCGGTATTTTGCTGCTGATGTCCTTTGTGGTGATGCCTGTCGCCTGGCAGCAGGGGATCTACCTGATCCGCGATATGCCGGGCATGCTGAACAAGCTCTCTGATTTTGCCGCCACGCTGCCGCGTCGTTATCCTGCCCTGATGGACGCCGGGATCATTGACGCAATGGCGGAAAATATGCGCGCCCGCATCATGACGATGGGCGACTCGGTGGTGAAATACTCCCTGGCCTCGCTGGTCGGTCTGCTGACGCTGGCGGTCTATCTTGTGCTCGTGCCGCTAATGGTGTTCTTCCTGGTCAAAGATAAAGATCAGATGCTGAACGCCGTCAGGCGTATTCTGCCGCGTAACCGCGGTCTGGCAGGGCAGGTCTGGCAGGAGATGAACCAGCAAATCACCAACTACATTCGCGGCAAAGTGCTTGAGATGATCGTCGTGGGCGTAGCAACGTGGATTGGCTTCGTCATCTTCGGCCTGAACTACTCGCTGCTGCTGGCGGTGCTGGTGGGATTCTCCGTTCTTATTCCGTACATCGGCGCGTTTGTGGTGACCATCCCGGTCGTTGGCGTCGCGCTGTTCCAGTTTGGGCTGGGGACAGAGTTCTGGAGCTGCTTCGCGGTGTACCTGATCATTCAGGGGCTCGACGGTAACCTGCTGGTGCCGGTGCTGTTCTCGGAGGCGGTGAACCTGCATCCGCTGGTCATTATCCTGTCGGTGGTGATTTTTGGCGGGCTCTGGGGGTTCTGGGGCGTGTTTTTTGCCATTCCGCTGGCGACGCTGATTAAAGCGGTGGTGCACGCATGGCCGGATGTGCCAGCCGTGGAAGAGAAGTAG
- the bcp gene encoding thioredoxin-dependent thiol peroxidase, whose product MNPLKAGDIAPKFSLPDQDGEQVNLTDFQGQRVLVYFYPKAMTPGCTVQACGLRDNMDELKKVGVEVLGISTDKPEKLSRFAEKEILNFTLLSDEDHQVCEQFGVWGEKTFMGKTYDGIHRISFLIDADGKVEHVFDDFKTSNHHDVVLKWLKESA is encoded by the coding sequence ATGAACCCACTGAAAGCCGGTGACATCGCACCGAAATTTAGCTTACCGGATCAAGACGGCGAGCAAGTAAATTTGACCGACTTCCAGGGACAGCGTGTTCTGGTCTATTTCTACCCGAAAGCCATGACCCCAGGCTGTACCGTACAGGCCTGCGGTTTACGCGACAACATGGATGAGTTGAAAAAAGTCGGCGTTGAAGTGCTGGGTATCAGCACCGACAAGCCAGAAAAACTGTCACGTTTTGCCGAAAAAGAGATCCTGAACTTCACGCTGCTTTCCGACGAAGACCACCAGGTCTGCGAGCAGTTTGGCGTCTGGGGCGAGAAGACCTTTATGGGCAAAACCTACGACGGTATTCACCGCATCAGCTTCCTGATTGATGCTGACGGTAAAGTTGAGCACGTGTTTGATGATTTCAAAACCAGCAATCACCACGACGTGGTGTTGAAGTGGTTGAAAGAGAGTGCCTGA
- a CDS encoding glycine cleavage system transcriptional repressor yields MTTSSQHYLVITALGADRPGIVNTITRHVSSCGCNIEDSRLAMLGDEFTFIMLLSGTWNAITLIESTLPLKGAELDLLIVMKRTIARPRPALPSTVWVQVEVPDSPHLIERFTALFDMHQMNIAELVSRTQPGDESANPTLFIQITAHSPASQDASKIEQAFKALCTELHAQGSISVVNYSQHEQDGVE; encoded by the coding sequence TTGACAACCTCATCACAACATTACCTGGTTATCACAGCGCTGGGTGCTGACAGGCCGGGTATCGTGAACACCATCACCCGCCACGTAAGCAGCTGCGGCTGTAATATTGAAGACAGCCGTCTGGCTATGCTTGGCGATGAGTTCACGTTTATTATGCTGCTTTCCGGGACATGGAATGCCATTACGCTTATCGAATCTACCCTGCCGCTGAAGGGCGCGGAGCTGGATTTGTTGATTGTGATGAAGCGCACCATCGCGCGTCCGCGTCCGGCACTGCCTTCCACCGTCTGGGTACAGGTTGAAGTGCCTGACTCCCCTCATCTGATTGAGCGGTTTACCGCGCTTTTTGACATGCATCAGATGAACATTGCTGAACTGGTTTCCCGTACGCAGCCGGGTGATGAGAGCGCAAACCCTACGCTGTTTATTCAGATCACCGCACACAGCCCTGCCTCGCAGGATGCATCAAAAATCGAGCAAGCGTTCAAAGCCCTCTGTACAGAATTACACGCGCAGGGCAGTATAAGCGTCGTCAATTATTCGCAGCACGAACAGGATGGAGTTGAGTAA
- the dapA gene encoding 4-hydroxy-tetrahydrodipicolinate synthase: MFTGSIVALVTPMDEKGNVCRSSMKKLIDYHVANGTSAIVSVGTTGESATLSHEEHGDVVMLTLELADGRIPVIAGTGANATAEAISLTQRFNDSGIVGCLTVTPYYNRPTQEGLFQHFKAIAEHTDLPQILYNVPSRTGCDMLPETVGRLSKVKNIIAIKEATGNLSRVHQIKELVSDDFILLSGDDATALDFMQLGGHGVISVTANVAARDMAEMCKLAAAGHFDDARVINQRLMPLHNKLFVEPNPIPVKWACKELGLVATDTLRLPMTPITDHGRDIVAGALKHAGLL, from the coding sequence ATGTTCACGGGAAGTATTGTCGCGCTTGTTACACCGATGGATGAAAAAGGTAACGTCTGCCGGTCCAGCATGAAAAAGCTGATTGATTACCATGTCGCCAATGGAACCTCGGCGATCGTTTCGGTAGGGACTACCGGTGAATCTGCAACGCTGAGCCACGAAGAGCATGGCGACGTGGTTATGCTGACCCTTGAACTGGCTGACGGGCGTATCCCGGTCATCGCAGGAACGGGCGCTAACGCCACCGCAGAAGCTATCAGTCTCACTCAACGTTTTAACGACAGCGGCATTGTTGGCTGTCTGACGGTCACGCCTTATTACAACCGTCCTACTCAGGAAGGTTTGTTCCAGCATTTCAAAGCTATCGCTGAACATACTGACTTGCCACAAATTCTGTATAATGTGCCGTCCCGTACCGGTTGCGATATGCTGCCGGAAACCGTTGGCCGTCTCTCGAAAGTAAAAAATATTATCGCGATTAAAGAGGCAACGGGGAACTTAAGCCGCGTTCATCAGATCAAAGAGCTGGTTTCAGACGACTTTATCTTGCTGAGTGGCGATGACGCGACCGCGCTGGACTTTATGCAGCTCGGTGGTCATGGCGTGATTTCCGTAACGGCGAACGTTGCGGCTCGCGATATGGCGGAAATGTGCAAGCTGGCGGCGGCCGGTCACTTTGATGACGCTCGCGTGATTAATCAGCGTCTGATGCCGTTGCACAATAAATTATTTGTCGAACCCAATCCGATCCCAGTGAAATGGGCCTGTAAGGAATTGGGACTTGTAGCGACCGATACGCTGCGCCTGCCAATGACACCGATTACCGACCACGGTCGTGACATCGTTGCTGGCGCGCTGAAGCATGCCGGTTTGCTGTAG
- the bamC gene encoding outer membrane protein assembly factor BamC, which translates to MAYSVQKSRLAKVASVSLVMLLAACSSDSRYKRQVSGDESYLDATPLAELHAPAGMILPIQNGDYNIPVTNGSGLVGKALDIRPPAQPLALVSGARTQFTGDTASLMVENGRNSTLWPQVVSVIQSKNYTIDKRDDASQTLTTDWIEWNRLDEDQQYRGRYQVSVKPQGYQQAVTVKLLNLEQAGKPVADAASMQRYSTELLNVIAAGLDKNATDAANAAQNRSGSSFDVQSAADDTGLPMLVVRAPFNQTWQRLPATLEKVGMKVSDSTRSTGSITATYKPLSDSAWQELGASDPQLASGDYKIQVGDLDNRSSLQFIDPKGHTLTQAQNDALVAVFQAAFSK; encoded by the coding sequence ATGGCTTATTCAGTACAGAAGTCGCGCCTGGCGAAGGTTGCGAGTGTTTCGCTTGTTATGCTGCTCGCTGCCTGTAGTTCAGACTCGCGCTACAAGCGCCAGGTGAGCGGTGATGAATCCTATCTGGATGCCACACCGCTTGCTGAACTTCACGCACCCGCAGGCATGATCCTGCCGATTCAGAACGGCGATTATAATATCCCCGTCACGAATGGCAGCGGCCTGGTCGGGAAGGCGCTCGATATTCGTCCACCGGCTCAGCCGCTGGCGCTGGTGAGCGGGGCGCGTACCCAGTTTACAGGCGATACCGCGTCTCTGATGGTTGAAAACGGGCGTAACAGCACGCTGTGGCCACAGGTGGTGAGCGTTATTCAGTCGAAGAACTACACGATTGATAAGCGCGACGATGCCAGCCAGACCTTAACCACGGACTGGATCGAGTGGAACCGTCTGGATGAAGATCAGCAGTACCGTGGTCGTTATCAAGTCTCCGTTAAACCACAGGGTTATCAGCAGGCGGTTACCGTTAAGCTGTTGAACCTGGAGCAGGCGGGTAAACCGGTTGCGGATGCCGCGTCAATGCAGCGTTACAGCACCGAGCTGCTGAACGTCATTGCAGCAGGCCTGGATAAGAACGCCACTGACGCCGCTAACGCTGCGCAGAACCGCAGCGGCTCATCCTTCGACGTGCAGAGCGCCGCGGATGACACCGGTTTGCCAATGCTGGTGGTGCGTGCACCGTTTAACCAGACCTGGCAGCGCCTGCCGGCGACGCTGGAAAAAGTGGGCATGAAAGTGTCCGACAGCACGCGTTCAACGGGAAGCATCACCGCCACCTATAAGCCGCTGTCTGACAGCGCGTGGCAGGAACTGGGCGCAAGCGATCCACAGCTGGCTTCCGGTGACTACAAAATTCAGGTAGGTGACCTCGATAACCGCAGTAGCCTGCAGTTTATCGATCCGAAAGGTCATACGCTGACTCAGGCGCAGAACGATGCGCTGGTCGCCGTCTTCCAGGCGGCATTCAGCAAATAA
- the purC gene encoding phosphoribosylaminoimidazolesuccinocarboxamide synthase: MQKQAELYRGKAKTVYSTENPDLLVLEFRNDTSAGDGARIEQFDRKGMVNNKFNHFIMTKLAEAGIPTQMEALLSDTECLVKKLDMVPVECVVRNRAAGSLVKRLGIEEGIELNPPLFDLFLKNDAMHDPMVNESYCETFGWVSKENLARMQELTYKANDVLKKLFDDAGLILVDFKLEFGLFKGEVVLGDEFSPDGSRLWDKETLDKMDKDRFRQSLGGLIEAYEAVAHRLGVKLD; this comes from the coding sequence ATGCAGAAGCAAGCTGAGTTGTATCGTGGCAAAGCGAAGACCGTATACAGCACCGAAAACCCGGATCTGTTGGTGCTCGAGTTCCGCAATGATACGTCAGCAGGGGATGGCGCACGCATTGAGCAGTTCGATCGTAAAGGCATGGTGAACAACAAGTTCAACCACTTCATTATGACCAAACTGGCCGAAGCGGGTATCCCGACTCAAATGGAAGCATTGCTGTCCGATACGGAATGTCTGGTGAAAAAGCTGGATATGGTTCCGGTTGAGTGCGTTGTGCGTAACCGTGCCGCGGGCTCCCTGGTGAAGCGTCTGGGCATTGAAGAAGGTATCGAGCTAAACCCGCCTCTGTTCGACCTGTTCCTGAAAAACGACGCGATGCATGATCCAATGGTCAATGAATCCTACTGCGAAACCTTCGGCTGGGTGAGCAAAGAGAACCTGGCGCGCATGCAGGAGCTGACCTACAAAGCGAACGACGTGCTGAAAAAACTGTTTGATGACGCGGGCCTGATCCTCGTCGACTTCAAGCTGGAGTTCGGCCTGTTCAAAGGCGAAGTGGTGCTCGGCGATGAGTTCTCCCCGGACGGCAGCCGCCTGTGGGATAAAGAAACCCTGGATAAAATGGACAAAGACCGTTTCCGTCAGAGCCTGGGTGGCCTGATTGAAGCGTACGAAGCCGTTGCGCACCGTTTGGGCGTTAAGCTCGACTAA